ATTAGGTTTTCTTGGTTTAGGAGCGCAAGCACCTAGTCCTGAATGGGGAGCCATGTTAGGTGATTCAATTGAATTAATTTATACCGCACCATGGACAGTGACGTTACCCGGTATTGTGATTACCTTTACAGTTATTATCATTAACTTAGTTGGTGATGGTATTCAACGTGCGCTAAATGCGGGGACTGAATAATGCCGTTATTAGATATTCGCCATTTAACCATTGAGTTAGAGACACCACAAGGCATGGTAAAAGCGGTAGACCGTATGAGTCTAACCTTAAATGAAGGTGAAATTCGTGGTCTTGTGGGCGAGTCTGGCTCAGGAAAATCTCTTGTTGCTAAAGCCATTTTAGGCATTACTAAAGACAACTGGAAAATTAGCGCAGACCGCATGCGTTTAGGTAATATCGACTTATTAGCCCTATCACCTAAAGAAAGACGTCGCGTTATCGGGCGTGAAATGGCAATGATCTTCCAAGAGCCTTCTACCTGTCTCGATCCGTCAGAACAAGTGGGTAATCAATTAAAAGAAGCGATTCCTTCTAAATATTTTACCGGCAGTTGGTGGCAACGATGGAATTGGCGTACGAAAGGCGCAATCGCCCTACTCCACAAAGTTGGTATAAAAGATCATAAACGCATTATGAAATGCTATCCATACGAATTAACGGATGGTGAGTGTCAAAAAGTAATGATCGCAATGGCAATTGCCAACAAACCACGTATCTTAATTGCTGATGAACCAACCGATGAATTAGATGCGGTGACACAGTCACAAATATTCCGTCTACTAAGTCGAATGAATCAGGTTAATAACACGACAATTTTATTAATCAGTCATGACTTAATCACCCTCACCCAATGGGTAGATAGAATCACGGTGATGTATTGTGGCCAATCCGTTGAATCAGCTTGTCGTAAAGACATTCTTGAAGCACCAAAGCACCCATATACTATTGCATTACTACGTGCGATGCCTGATTTCAGCAAAGACGGGATCCCACATAAAGCCAAATTAGAATCGTTACCAGGTACAATTCCGCCGCTACAACATTTACCCATTGGTTGTCGACTTGGGCCTCGCTGTCCGTATGCACAACGTAAATGTGTTCAAGTACCAGAAAGACAAAAAGTAAAAGATCACAAATTTAGCTGCCATTTCCCATTAAATTTTGAGGAGAAGAAGAATGACTGCGCTTCTTGAGGTTACTGATCTTAAAAAAGACTATGTATTTCGTACTGGATTATTTCGTAAACAAGTACGTGAAGCCGTTAAACCTGTTAGCTTTTCTTTAGAAGCAGGACAAACTATTGGCTTTATTGGTGCTAATGGCTCTGGTAAATCAACACTTGCACGTATGCTAGCTGGAGTTGTTGAACCAACCTCTGGGATCATTAAAGTTAATGGTGAAGTATTAGATTACAAAGATTTTCAAACTCGCTGCAAACTGATTCGGATGATTTTCCAGGATCCAAACTCATCATTAAACCCTAGAATTCAAATTGGTCGTATTTTAGAAGGACCATTAAAACGTAATACCAGTATGTCACCAGAAGCTCGTCAACAGCGGGTAAAAGATACTTTATTACGAGTTGGCTTATTACCGGAACATGCATATTTCTATCCGCAAATGCTTGCAACAGGCCAAAAACAACGTGTTTGTTTGGCTCGAGCATTAATTCTTCAGCCATCAATTATCGTTGCTGATGAAGCTTTAAACGGCTTAGATATGGCAATGCGTTCTCAAATCATTAATTTGTTTTTGGAACTGCAACAAGAAATGGCCATTTCATTTATTTATGTATCACAACACATTGGTGTGGTGAAACATATTACCGACAAAGTAATGGTGATGCATGAGGGAGAAGTTGTTGAAAAAGGCTCAACACAAGAGATCTTTTCTAATCCTCAACATTCAATCACACAGCGTCTTTTAGAAAGCCATTTTGATGCTCCAACTCACGATAGAAAACAACGCATCAGCGCTGCGACACCAAAAATCGAATGCTAAAGGGTAATAATGAATAAAAAAGAAATAGTTAAAACCCAAAATATCACTATTGATTACAGCAGTTTAACTGTTGTAATCAATAGTACTAAAGAAGAAATAAAAATGAGCCTTAACGAAGCTAACTTATTATTTCTTCTTTATAGTAATCCAAATAGAATTTATACAAAAGATGAAATATACACACAATGTTGGAAAGATGGTTCCGTTGCAAATAGCGTCGTGACTCAGACAATATCATTGCTGAGGAAAAAATTCTTAACTCATAATATCTCAATCATCGATACAATAAAAAACAAAGGTTATAAATCAGGAGATCGTCTACTCGCAAAACCAATTAAAAGGTTCTATTTGCTCTTCTCTTCAGTGCTTATTCTTGTTTCCCTTTTCTTAATCTTCCCTATTTTCAAACAAGTAGCACCTAACTCAATAACGCAAAACCTTAATAAAGTATCAGATAATATATATATGTTATCCACATCTAAACCTATTGATATAGAAAAATTAAATATTCAATCTAATTACTTATACTTTTTGCATCTTGGTGAAGATAAGTTATCTTTATCTCAATGTTTATTTGTCGAACATAAATGTAATGATGTTACGAACAAAATTATTTTTCTAGAAACAAATGAAGATAACGTCGAAACACTAATAAATCAAAATCTTACGAGCAACTTGAAACAAGATAAGCACCCTGTCATTCAAAAAGATACCGATCAGGATGGTAATTTTAATCTTCATACTAATGTTCAATTTACATCAAATGATGATAAAGATTACATTGCATTTGCGACATATAATTTCTATTTTAATCTTCAAGAAGATAAAAGCTATGACTTAGATATGTCAATTAACATCTCAGAAACTGGATATAACGGGAAGTATACTTATTTTAGTGATTTTAAAGCTCAATTTGATAAAGATACCTTAATATCAAATGTCATTAATGAAGATGAACAAAGTAGCTTAATTCAGCATGGGCATATTGAAGATCAAACGAAGCTAAAAATGTTCCCCAAAACATTCAAAAACGACCATAAGTATAACTACCTGCACTTTTATATTATAGATAAAGGCTTCAGTCTTACTTATAGTGAACAACAAGATATTTCATTTATTGTTAAAGAGTTTTATTAAAAGGCACACCATAGCAGCATACCTTTGCTGCTATGGCATTTAGTTTACTTATTTCTTTGTATCTTCTTTTTTTGACGTTTGATTAAATGGAAAACAAAACACTTTATAAAGGAAATCCCTCTCTTCCACAGTTAAACCATTAGAAATAGACGCTTCTTTCTGAGGATCGCCTGTTTTTTTTGTATTACTTTTCATGAGCTTTATCTATTAAAGTGAAAAATTTAAGTTGCTCTACTTGTGATGTTGATAACTCAGATAACCTATCAGCGTTAGAGCTGATTTTATTCATTTCATTAATATTTTTATTAATGTTCTCCGTCATTAAATTAATACTTTCGCTTATAGATAAAATGGCCTGATTTTGCTCATTTGCAGCGGTCGCAACTTCTGTATTTGAGCAAGTTATCTCTTCTATTTCTTTCGATATATCAAGTAATTGTGAATTTGTTTTCTCCGTCATTTCTTGAGTTTCATTAATGATCTTGATTGATTTAGAAACAGATTCAACCACATCATTAGATGTACTTTGCAAGCGATCGATAACCTCTTGAATGGTTAATGTTGATTGTTGCGTTTTTGCAGCAAGCATCCTAACTTCATCAGCAACGACAGCAAAGCCTCGCCCACTCTCACCTGCTCTAGCCGCTTCAATCGCTGCATTTAATGCTAATAAATTAGTTTGGTCTGATATTGAATCTATAACCGTAATAACCTCACTAATTTGCTCTGATTGGACCTTTAATGACTCAACTTCTTGAGCGGTTAACCCCATTTGTTTCACTAACTCTTGACTTAACTGGCTGCTTACTGAAGCCGTATCTGAACCTGAGCGACTTAAATTCAATGCCTCTTTTGCTCTTTCATCTGCATTCATAGCAACGTGATCAACTTGAGTAGCTGCTGCCGATAATTCAGTAACAGCCGCTGCAATTAATTCAATCTGAGACTTTTCTTCTAATATATTCTTTTCATTCGTATTCATTAATACATTAAGGCTTAATGAAGACGTAGACACCTCTGAAGCAATATCACGTAGAGCATTCACTATCTGATGTAAATGATGTGCCGTTTTATCTGTATTTTAGCAAAGCTCAGCGACTTCATTACTGCCAATTAAGTTATTCAACTCATTCAGTTTTCCTTCAGAAAGAAACTCAATTTGATCCTTCAAGATCCTTATAGGCATCACAATCGTTCGAATCGTAATCCATGTAATCAACATGGTTAATAACGTAAAACAAATCATAGAAATAATAATCATTTGCTTGCTAGAAAAAACAAGCTCAATACTATCTTTTGATAAAGTACTGCTAATTTCATTAATCCTTGAACTTTGATTTTTAATCAAGTAATTAATGCTATTTTCAATTTTAAATAGATCCGATTTATTGTTATTTAGATTAGTAATTAACTCAGAAAATTGATGATAAATTGATTGTAAATTACTAATATTTAATTGTATTTTTCTTTTTGCATCACTTTGATGAATATCATCAATTACTTGGTTTATTTTGATAAATTCAGCATCAATAATCTCAAAATCTTCCTTATCTATATTAAAGTTATATAGCGAATTTAACTTTATCTGTAATATTTCAGATGAAGAGTACAGTGCCTCTTCCATTTCGATCCAATGATGTTGCTCATTATCCTTAACTTCTTTACTTAAAAGCTCTATTGAGTCACTTAGATAAGGTAACTTAGCCCATTCCGTTTGCATCTTTTTTGAAATGGTTTGATTCGACTCAATAATGTCTTTCATGTTTTCCAATAAAACAGAAACTTTGTTTAAATCAGTAATCAATTGCTGTGTTGTATGCTTTTGATCTTTAATCTTGTTGTGCTCTTCTTCAATATAATTGAAATCATAATTAATCAGTTCAATTTGTTCAAAAACATAATCATCCACATTTTCTAAGGCTTCTGGATTTGATAAAGAACGATTAATTTCACTAAATACCTGCAAAATTTTTGTTTCACTGCTAGATAGATGAGTCATTTCTTGCAAGCGAACATTTAGTACTTCTGAGTTCTTAACCGATTGATTCATCGCTGATGAAATGATCAACATAGATATAATCATAACCATAATAGCGAAAAGCGGAGGAAAGAGTATTTGATATCGTAGAGGGATATTCAGTAAGAAACGATTAATAGCATTCATATAATAACTCTATTTATGATTTAAAAGGGAGTCGGATTATATGGATACCAGTAGTCGTCTTCAAATGAACAAAAACAAAGGAAAAAGTAGTTAGTTATTTTAAATCAAATAGTTAAATCTAGTTATCCTTGTATATTTTAGAAGTTTTTAGGCATAAAAAAAGACAAGTGTAAATTTAAAGATTACACCTGTCTAATTCCTGATTTTTAATTGAGCTTTTAATTTGAAACTAAAATAGCTTTACTGTTCAATCCACTCTCTAAAGTTAAAATTAGCATCTGGGTAGGTTCTTCATTTAACTGCTCCCCTGTCCAGAAATCTCGCCAAATAGATGGCTGATCAGCAACAAGGGTATGTTCCATTGCTTCATCATCATAGTTAAATAGACAATGCAATTCATGCTGATGATTGAGTGTTAATGTGCAATGCTTATTACTCAATGAAGTAAACTGAGCCGCCTCTTGAGTTAAACGAAGACGAGACAAAATATTCTTCCATGTTTTCTTTGCGAACTTATTCAAATCTGGTAACGGATCACCAGACAATGCAAGTCCACCAGAAGCTAAAATCACATTTCGGTGAAATTCATAATATTTTCGTTCAGTCCCTTGATTAGACAATGAGATCAACGTGACACAATCAGGATCGATTTGCCACAATTTACGATGCTGCCAGCTACGGTAAAATGTCTCTTTTGCAATCTGTTCAAAACGTTGAGGGTTACGTTCGACATCATCAGAAACTCGCATTGCATCAACTAAACCCAACGATGGCCACATTGGCGCATTACAGCCAAGAACTAACGCATCACCAGCCCCATTTGTAATCGCTTGCATACCTAATCGATATGCCTCAATGCCCGTAATCCCAGATTGTATTCGCTTACCTTTTAGTGTTCCCCAGTAGTTAGCATCCAATTTAAACAGTTCTACTCCCCACTCTTCCTTCATGGTGTGGATAACCTCTGTTAAATGAATTTGAACTTCTTGTTTTGAAGTATCAAGGATATACCAAGGCGTACAACGCCAACCGCCATAAGTAATATCTTCTGCTTTTAATAATTCACCATTTTCGTGATGAACAAACCAATCTGGATGATTTTTAAAAATGTCTGATTCAGGCTGTGCAATAAATGGAGCTATCCAAATAGCCGGTTTCTTTCCTTTCGCTTTTATATCTTGTAAAAGCGCTTTGATGCCATTAGGAAATTTATCTGAAGGGGTTAACCAGTCTCCCATGAAGGCTTGATATCCATCATCAAGAAGCACCCACTCAAATTCAGAGTCTTTTTGGCACATAACCTCGACATTATCTAAGACATTTTTCTCTGTAACGTCTGCATAGTAGGCGTACCAGGAGCACCAGCCAATTGGAGCATCTTGTTTTACTCCTGGTCGAATTGGGTGCTGCTGTTGTACTTTGGCTGCATAAAGCTCATATAACTCAGCTAAAGAGTCAGCCTTAATAACCGTTAATGACTCCATTCGATTACTAGCCCAATCTTGCGGATGAGTAAATTCACCATCAAGAAATGCCATCACATTCATTGCTCCTTGATATTCATGTATCTCGAAATAACCAGCAAATCGATAACAAGAAGTAAAACCAAAGAGAGTAAATCCGTCTGATTGTTCAATCACTAAATAATTATAAAATCTTTTTTTTGCGCGATCCGAATAAATTCGATAACTAGGGCTATTATCAGGACAGCGGCCGATCTCTTGTGGTGAGTCGACTTTTCCGCCTGTCTGAGCAAGCATTTGAAAACCATCACCCAAAATTTTTGCATCGTGCTCTAATTGGGTTGGAAATTGCAGAATAAGATAATGATCATTAATTGGAAGATTATGAATACCTGAAAAATGCATCGATATTTGATCATTTTGGAATTCATAAATTAAATCGGTTTGTACCGGGATACTTTCTTGTCCACATAAGAAAAATAGTGGGTTCATCATTCACTTCCTAGTGTTGACTGCTGTATTAACTAAAATCAGATAATTCTGTAATTTGCATAGAATACTACTATTAAGAATACAATCAACAAGAACAAATAAAAGTGAAAGTCTTGATGGTTATTAGTATTAATTATATGAATTACATCAACAATAGAGAGTGGTTATTTTACTTTTTTAGGTAGCCTTACCCCATCAAATTTAGCGTTAATTATTACAGTTCAAGCTCAAATATAATTAATATATATTCGATTTCTTCGTCTGTAAGCCCTAAAGCCAGCAATGATTCTTTGCTAACAGTCGTAATATAATCGTTGTTTATATTATTCATAATGATTCCAAAGAATGTTAATCAATAAGATGAGGAGCAGACAACCTTGGCTGCCTGCTCGGTTTTCGTTATAATTTGAAGAACAATAATTGCTCTCTTTGATTCTCTGATAACTCTGACAAGTGTTGACTTGCTTGAGTTGACTCTTTGATCCCTTCAACATTTTGACTGATAGTCTCAGTGATCATATTTACATTTTCGCTAATAGATTCAATTGCACGGTTTTGTTCATTAGCTGCTGTAGCCATCTCTGAATTCGTAACAGAAATGAGCTCAATTGACTCTGAGATATTAAGCAATTGATTATTTGTATCAATGCTCATTTGAGCTGTTTGATGAATCATGTCTATCGATTGATTTACTGATTCAACAACATTCAATGATTTTTGTTGTAGCTCATTAATGATATTTTGAATGTTCTGAGTTGATTGCTGTGTCTTTGCCGCTAATACACGAACTTCATCTGCAACAACCGCGAATCCACGACCACTTTCCCCAGCTCGTGCCGCCTCTATCGCCGCATTCAGAGCAAGTAAGTTCGTTTGTTCAGAGATTGAATCAATCACTGTAATAACTTCGCTAATACGATCGGTCTGATCTTTAAGTATCATCACCTCGCCAGAGGTTGCATCCATTTGAGAAGCTAAATCTTGGCTTAATTTTACGCCTTCAGAAGCAGAACGAGCGCCATCACGGCTCATCGTCAATACTTCTTTTGCTTTCGCATCTGCTTGGTTAGCAGATTCATCTACCTGATTTGCGGATGCAGCTAATTGCGTAATTGCAGTTGCGATCAAATCAACCTGAGATTTTTGATCTGAGGCATTAGCTTCACTTTGTACCATGATTGCTGCTAGTTCTGTTGATGAAGAAGAGACTTCCTCTCCAACATTTCGTAGATTACTTATCATTTCTTGCAAACGAATGACAGTGCCGTCAGTATTTTTACATAGCTCACCAATTTCATTATCACTTGATTGCTCATTTAATGAGTCTAAGCGACCTTCTGAAATATCAGACATTTGTTTCTGCAGTATTAAAATCGGTCTTGTCACTATTTGCGCAATAAATATTCCGATAATCAACGAAATAATAACTGTAATCGTAATTGCCATTAATAATAGATTCTGGCTTTCTGATATTAATTGCATGTTATGATCTGAAATTTTTCCATTCATTTCAGTTAAACGATTTTTCTCATCATTTAGCTCTTGATAAATAAGACTACCAAGTTCAGTCAATGCTTTCTTATTTTTATTAATATCAGCCGTTGCATTCCATAAAGACATATTTAATTCTGATTGAACCTTAAATGCGGCAACCAGAATCTCTTTCGCTTTTTTATTTTCTAACGGTGCAATTAATTTTGCTAGTGCTTCAAAATCTTTCTCAACAAGTTCAATTCTTGGTGTCTTACTTACTGATGTATATAAATCATCATTAAATAAAGACGTCATTTGAATTTCAATTTTAGCAGCTCGACTATAAACCTCAGGAACAACCTTGCTCCAATACTGCTTTGATTCTTCACTTTGAGATGCCGTGAAAATTAGTTCACTTGCTTGTTGAATAGGCGTTGTTAAATACAGTGAATTACCCCATTCCTCTATTTTCGCATCATTTGATTTAGAAATGTTTTCAGCATATTTTTTATAGCTATTAAGCTGTGAAATCAGAACGTTGACTTCAGTTTGAAGTTGTTCTGGTGTTTTCACCGCCGCTTTCATTTCTTGTAATTTACGCTGTTCCTCTACCATGCTTTTAAAATTAGCACTGAGTTCAGCAGAAATTCCATCAAAATCAATTGATTTTAATAGTTCATAATTAGTGAAGCCTGAAGACACGCTTAATCGTAAGAAAAGAAGACGTGATTCTGCAATTGAAACGTTGCTCAATTGAAGGCTACGGTGATCAGAAATCTGAACATTTCGGTTTGTTGACTCTAATTTAGAGTTAACCAGATAAATCGCTACCACCATGACTATAATGGTTGCTAATACAGGGACTAATATTTGATATTTTGTTTTTAGATTAGTTAATAATTTGTGTGACATTCTTGCTATATCCTGCACATTTCACGCAGTGTGAAATTTCGGCGAGAGAATAATACAAGTTTATGATTTCTCATAGAGAAATAACGCGAGTTTAGAAAAAAAACGATATTAGATAAGTCTTGTGAATGTATTATTTGATTATCAATTTAACTTGAATATATATATTATAAATCATGAATTATATATATAAAAAAAGCACCTAAATTAGGTGCTTTTTAATATTATTTATTATTATGATTACTCAATAATAATTGGACCACCGAATGACGTTACTGGTGGAACTTTACCTGTGAACTTCTCATAATCAACCAAACATGTGTTTGCAGATGTCGCCTGAGCTAGCTCAGATGATGGAATATCTTGCGTTAATGTGTTTGGATCACCGTAAGTACAAATAGCACCTACTTTCTCGTTCAATGGACCGTACCATGCACCTTCTTCAATACGGATAACACCACGTGGGTAGCTATCAGTTAGAACAGCACCAGCTAGTAGTTGACCACGATCGTTAAATACGCGTACTAAATCACCATCTTTGATGCCTTTTTCTTTAGCATCTTGTGGGTTTAAGTATACCGGCTCACGACCTTGAACTGTGTAAGTTGCACGGAACTCTTCTGAATCACACATTTGTGAGTGCAGACGTTTGTCAGGGTGACAAGATTGCATCCAGAATGGGTGTTTCTTAGAACCAGGACCACCATGTGAACGTTCTGATTTTTCGAACCACATTGGGTGACCTTGACAGTGCTCATAACCGAAACGTTCAATCTTACGACTTGAAATTTCGATGAAGCCTGATGGTGTACCTAATGCGTTAACTTCAGGATCTTCACGGAACGCAGCATGACGTACCCATGGCTTACCTTCACCGAAATCTAGAACGCCTTTTTCCCAGAACTCATCAAACTCAGGCATTTCAAATTTGCCTTCATTCGCTGTGCGACATTCAGCATAAAGTGAACGAACCCACTCCATTTCATCCATACCACGAGTGTATTCTTTATGACGGCCAAAACGACGTGTTAGCTCAGTCATGATCTCGAAGTCTGATTTTGATTGATACAGAGGATCAACCAGTTTATGCATTGCAATTAGACCACGAGCAGAGTATGAACCGTATTGGTCAATATCATTACGTTCCCATTGCGTACACGCTGGTAGCACGATGTCTGAGAAACGACATGTTGCAGTCCAAGTGAAATCAATTGTTACAACCGTTTGAAGTTTTTGGAACGCTTTCTTCATACGGTTACGATCTTGGTGGTGATGCCAAGGGTTATTACCAGAAATAACCATCATTTTGAAATCAGGTAATACAACTTTAGAACCGTTGTAACGGATCTCTTTACCTGGTTCTAATAGACAGTCGATCCAACGAGCAACAGGAATTGTGCTGCTGTAACCGTTGTAGTCATTGTTATTCCACTTAGGCTCATGACCTTGGTCCACGTTACGTGGGAAACCACCAGGACCAGAGAAGCCTGTTGATGGAACACCAACACTTGAGTAGTGGTGACTGTAAGATACACCACCGCCAGCTAGACCGATTTGACCAGTCATTGCTGATAGAACTGTACCCATCCAGTATGGTTGTTCACCGTGTTGTTGACGTTGAATACACCAGCCAAATAGGATCTGTGTACGACCAGTAGACATCATTTTCGCGAATTCACGAATTTGCTCTGGTGAAACACCACAGATTTCAGCAGCCCACTCAGGAGTTTTAACTACTTTATCTTTAGTCTCACCTAGTACGTATTGCATGAACTCATCAAAACCTAAACAGTAAGTTTCGATGAACTTCTTATCGTACATGTCTTCTGTGTATAGCGTATACGCTACAGCCAGCATGAACGCCACATCAGATTGTGGGTTAATGTACATGTGGTCATTCTGTAAGTAACGCTGTGTTTTGTTCTTAACCGGGTCAACAGAAAGTACGTTGATCTCACCTTTCGCTACTTTTTCTTTAAGTTGCTCAAGATATTCGTAAGATTCATGAGTTTCACAGTTCCAACCTACTTGTAAGTTTTTAACTGGATCCGTTGCCCATAAGATAATGTTGTCTGAGTGTTTTAGGATCTCAGACCAAGATGTACCTTGTGCGTAAACTTCTGTAGAACCAAGTACGTATGGCATGATCGTTTGACCAGCACCCGTAGAGTAGTCACCTACTTTCTTGATGAAGTTACCGTGCATACCAACGGCACGTTGCATTTGAGCTGTACAGTTGTGGAAAGAACCTGTTTGGTTCCAACCTGTTTGACCTGCGTGTAGAGCCCATGGACCGTAGTCTTTTTGAACGCGCTCTAATTCACGGTAGAAAAGGTCTAGTGCTTCATCCCAAGTTACACGGATAAAACGGTTGTTACCACGAGTCTCAGCTGAGTACTTGTGTTTTTTCAACCAATCAAGACGAACCATTGGGTAACGTACACGACTTGGGCTGTAGATAATACCTTTGATACCATTCAACATATCTGTTGGGTATTTATCTAATTCAATTGCTTTAAGCTCTTGAACTTTACCACCGTAGATGTGTGCACGGAATGCACCCCAGTGTGAACCAGACGTACGCCATGTACCTGTAGTTTCAGCTGCATTTGCTTTTGAAGACATTAGTAGGCTTGGACCTACTAAAGATACTGCACTTGTTGTTGCAACACCTTTTAGAAAACTTCTTCTGCTAATAGACATATTCTATCTACTCCAATTAATTCTTAGTGTTTTTCGTCAGAAAAATCTGAAGAGTGTTTTTGTAGGTATTTCAATACAAGTGACTTGCTGTCTGTATCGAAGTTAACGAATGCCATCATACCGTCAAACATACCAGGCCATGTGTTTGAATCGAAGTGTGCTTCTGCTGGCTGTGTGTGACATACAGAACAGTTAGTTTTGTATGATTCTTCAGCTTTCTGCCAAACCGTTGTGTAATCAGGCATGAAGTCTTCTTTCTTCATCCATAGATTCACAGTAACACGCTGCCAAGGTAGACCTGTTAATTCATCTTCTTTAGTTTCAAATTTCTGAACAAATTTGTCGTTTTGAGATACGCTCTTAAGTAAAGAACCTACAGCGATGTTCATACCAAAATCTTCTTGGATAACACGACCGAAGCCTTTAACTTTACGCCAACCGTCGATAGCAACTTTCATCGCATCACCTTTCTCTTCAAGTACAGTTACTTGAGATGCTGGGTTTAATAAACCAGCTTCAACAGTTAGTTTTTCATCTTCATACATTGGTAAGTGACGAACAGAAACGTAAGTTTGGCCATCTTCATACTTAGTATTGCCCGCAAGTTGAGTTAACTCGCTGATCATGCCACCAGAGCTGTCCATGTTTGCTGGAAGTTTGTGTGCGATACCTTTGTGACAGTCAACACAGCTTTGATCTCGTTCTTTTGCACCTTGCATTTGAATACGAGCCGTTGGCTGCATTTTAGAGAAATCCATGCCGTCGTAGTCGTGACAGTTACGACATTCAAGAGATTTGTTTGCGCTAAAGCGATCCCACTCGTGTTG
The window above is part of the Aliivibrio fischeri ATCC 7744 = JCM 18803 = DSM 507 genome. Proteins encoded here:
- a CDS encoding peptide ABC transporter ATP-binding protein produces the protein MTALLEVTDLKKDYVFRTGLFRKQVREAVKPVSFSLEAGQTIGFIGANGSGKSTLARMLAGVVEPTSGIIKVNGEVLDYKDFQTRCKLIRMIFQDPNSSLNPRIQIGRILEGPLKRNTSMSPEARQQRVKDTLLRVGLLPEHAYFYPQMLATGQKQRVCLARALILQPSIIVADEALNGLDMAMRSQIINLFLELQQEMAISFIYVSQHIGVVKHITDKVMVMHEGEVVEKGSTQEIFSNPQHSITQRLLESHFDAPTHDRKQRISAATPKIEC
- a CDS encoding peptide ABC transporter ATP-binding protein, whose amino-acid sequence is MPLLDIRHLTIELETPQGMVKAVDRMSLTLNEGEIRGLVGESGSGKSLVAKAILGITKDNWKISADRMRLGNIDLLALSPKERRRVIGREMAMIFQEPSTCLDPSEQVGNQLKEAIPSKYFTGSWWQRWNWRTKGAIALLHKVGIKDHKRIMKCYPYELTDGECQKVMIAMAIANKPRILIADEPTDELDAVTQSQIFRLLSRMNQVNNTTILLISHDLITLTQWVDRITVMYCGQSVESACRKDILEAPKHPYTIALLRAMPDFSKDGIPHKAKLESLPGTIPPLQHLPIGCRLGPRCPYAQRKCVQVPERQKVKDHKFSCHFPLNFEEKKNDCAS
- a CDS encoding methyl-accepting chemotaxis protein; translated protein: MSHKLLTNLKTKYQILVPVLATIIVMVVAIYLVNSKLESTNRNVQISDHRSLQLSNVSIAESRLLFLRLSVSSGFTNYELLKSIDFDGISAELSANFKSMVEEQRKLQEMKAAVKTPEQLQTEVNVLISQLNSYKKYAENISKSNDAKIEEWGNSLYLTTPIQQASELIFTASQSEESKQYWSKVVPEVYSRAAKIEIQMTSLFNDDLYTSVSKTPRIELVEKDFEALAKLIAPLENKKAKEILVAAFKVQSELNMSLWNATADINKNKKALTELGSLIYQELNDEKNRLTEMNGKISDHNMQLISESQNLLLMAITITVIISLIIGIFIAQIVTRPILILQKQMSDISEGRLDSLNEQSSDNEIGELCKNTDGTVIRLQEMISNLRNVGEEVSSSSTELAAIMVQSEANASDQKSQVDLIATAITQLAASANQVDESANQADAKAKEVLTMSRDGARSASEGVKLSQDLASQMDATSGEVMILKDQTDRISEVITVIDSISEQTNLLALNAAIEAARAGESGRGFAVVADEVRVLAAKTQQSTQNIQNIINELQQKSLNVVESVNQSIDMIHQTAQMSIDTNNQLLNISESIELISVTNSEMATAANEQNRAIESISENVNMITETISQNVEGIKESTQASQHLSELSENQREQLLFFKL
- a CDS encoding winged helix-turn-helix domain-containing protein, with translation MNKKEIVKTQNITIDYSSLTVVINSTKEEIKMSLNEANLLFLLYSNPNRIYTKDEIYTQCWKDGSVANSVVTQTISLLRKKFLTHNISIIDTIKNKGYKSGDRLLAKPIKRFYLLFSSVLILVSLFLIFPIFKQVAPNSITQNLNKVSDNIYMLSTSKPIDIEKLNIQSNYLYFLHLGEDKLSLSQCLFVEHKCNDVTNKIIFLETNEDNVETLINQNLTSNLKQDKHPVIQKDTDQDGNFNLHTNVQFTSNDDKDYIAFATYNFYFNLQEDKSYDLDMSINISETGYNGKYTYFSDFKAQFDKDTLISNVINEDEQSSLIQHGHIEDQTKLKMFPKTFKNDHKYNYLHFYIIDKGFSLTYSEQQDISFIVKEFY
- a CDS encoding glycoside hydrolase family 36 protein: MMNPLFFLCGQESIPVQTDLIYEFQNDQISMHFSGIHNLPINDHYLILQFPTQLEHDAKILGDGFQMLAQTGGKVDSPQEIGRCPDNSPSYRIYSDRAKKRFYNYLVIEQSDGFTLFGFTSCYRFAGYFEIHEYQGAMNVMAFLDGEFTHPQDWASNRMESLTVIKADSLAELYELYAAKVQQQHPIRPGVKQDAPIGWCSWYAYYADVTEKNVLDNVEVMCQKDSEFEWVLLDDGYQAFMGDWLTPSDKFPNGIKALLQDIKAKGKKPAIWIAPFIAQPESDIFKNHPDWFVHHENGELLKAEDITYGGWRCTPWYILDTSKQEVQIHLTEVIHTMKEEWGVELFKLDANYWGTLKGKRIQSGITGIEAYRLGMQAITNGAGDALVLGCNAPMWPSLGLVDAMRVSDDVERNPQRFEQIAKETFYRSWQHRKLWQIDPDCVTLISLSNQGTERKYYEFHRNVILASGGLALSGDPLPDLNKFAKKTWKNILSRLRLTQEAAQFTSLSNKHCTLTLNHQHELHCLFNYDDEAMEHTLVADQPSIWRDFWTGEQLNEEPTQMLILTLESGLNSKAILVSN
- a CDS encoding methyl-accepting chemotaxis protein; translated protein: MSTSSLSLNVLMNTNEKNILEEKSQIELIAAAVTELSAAATQVDHVAMNADERAKEALNLSRSGSDTASVSSQLSQELVKQMGLTAQEVESLKVQSEQISEVITVIDSISDQTNLLALNAAIEAARAGESGRGFAVVADEVRMLAAKTQQSTLTIQEVIDRLQSTSNDVVESVSKSIKIINETQEMTEKTNSQLLDISKEIEEITCSNTEVATAANEQNQAILSISESINLMTENINKNINEMNKISSNADRLSELSTSQVEQLKFFTLIDKAHEK